A single region of the Sorghum bicolor cultivar BTx623 chromosome 9, Sorghum_bicolor_NCBIv3, whole genome shotgun sequence genome encodes:
- the LOC8063574 gene encoding uncharacterized protein LOC8063574 — protein MPSMTHYVLDRFLETGSPAQVQKAVPKPPPPPPDKTTPVPVCPVRAQTSPASLYATPEITALPDSPSSFPGTWSPYLINHKRRGASLARTFSQGDAGREGSQPKLPVMLPALPKGGEPTEVQETQFVFQQEGNGQAEGDSGVEEALDDNSGMLQKGKGSVVAESEHEQPEFEFQRRSLEALVKPVNVGRPLNGGAHRDSEGDIFEWWKPSSPLGTSVGTPGAEFYDAFEEMSSDGGTRSSRGMDDDLREMRLSLLMEIERRTQAEEALEIWQQEWKNLSHHLSLIDFSLPSPSIAEDSDGSSLDPGAELCQQIMISTLVASATARGFARAEVESDMETMIAAKNFEIARLSDRVQYYEAANREMSQRNQEAIEMSRQQRKERKKRQKWFWGSVGLAVTLGATAIAWTYLPSSQPQASADPNSAASN, from the exons ATGCCGTCCATGACGCACTACGTGCTGGATCGCTTCCTTGAAACAGGGTCGCCTGCTCAGGTCCAGAAGGCGGTTCCCAAGCCTCCGCCCCCGCCTCCTGACAAGACCACACCGGTGCCAGTGTGTCCTGTCAGGGCACAGACGTCGCCGGCATCACTCTATGCCACGCCTGAGATCACCGCCCTGCCGGACTCGCCTTCCTCGTTCCCTGGAACCTGGTCGCCATACCTCATCAACCATAAGAGGCGGGGAGCCTCCCTTGCCAGGACCTTCTCTCAGGGTGATGCTGGGCGTGAGGGCAGCCAGCCAAAGCTCCCTGTGATGCTGCCTGCTTTGCCCAAAGGGGGTGAACCCACTGAAGTGCAGGAGACTCAGTTTGTGTTTCAGCAAGAAGGCAATGGTCAAGCTGAAGGTGACAGTGGTGTGGAAGAGGCTTTGGATGACAATAGTGGAATGTTACAGAAGGGCAAGGGATCTGTGGTAGCTGAAAGTGAGCATGAGCAGCCTGAGTTTGAGTTTCAGCGGCGGAGTCTTGAAGCACTAGTGAAGCCTGTTAATGTTGGAAGACCTTTGAATGGTGGGGCACACAGAGATTCTGAGGGTGATATCTTTGAATGGTGGAAGCCTAGTTCACCTCTTGGAACCTCTGTTGGTACACCTGGTGCAGaattctatgatgcttttgaag AAATGTCCAGTGATGGTGGAACTCGGTCTTCGCGAGGCATGGATGATGACCTCCGTGAAATGAGGTTAAGTCTGTTGATGGAAATTGAGAGGAGGACACAAGCAGAAGAAGCACTTGAGATCTGGCAACAGGAATGGAAGAATCTGAGTCACCACCTATCACTTATTGACTTTTcacttccatctccaagtatagCTGAGGATTCTGATGGTTCAAGCTTGGATCCTGGAGCTGAGTTGTGCCAGCAAATAATGATTTCAACACTTGTAGCTTCTGCTACTGCTCGGGGTTTTGCTCGTGCTGAAGTTGAATCAGATATGGAAACCATGATTGCGGCAAAGAACTTTGAGATTGCAAGGCTGTCGGATAGGGTCCAGTACTATGAAGCTGCAAACAGGGAAATGTCTCAAAGAAACCAAGAGGCTATCG AGATGTCAAGGCAACAACGCAAGGAGCGTAAGAAGCGACAGAAGTGGTTCTGGGGTTCAGTTGGGCTTGCAGTCACCCTTGGTGCCACAGCCATTGCCTGGACTTACCTACCTTCATCGCAGCCCCAGGCCAGTGCAGATCCAAATAGTGCCGCCAGCAACTAA